The genomic window GTATGGTTATCATATGATACAGTAATAATTATTCTGTCGTTAAAActtcttgagtagttttaaacaACTCACCTTTATAAAATCTTAACAAATCTTCCAAAATCTTTTGTAATTATCTGTATGTGCCGTTCCTGTCGATGTCCATCTCGTACCGAGTTCCTTCGAGGGCCGATAGGTAGCTCCACCTCCTGGACGAGTAGGCTAGAGCCATCTGTTGTCGTTCAGTTAATACTGCCTTTATTCGTTTCACCCGGCCTATTCGCTTTGCCCGGACTTCCCCTATGCTCGCCCACATACTAGCCCCAATTTTACAATATTACGCTTcactactttctctccaatatttctcgctcatgtttacAAAGACGAATATGGACCTgggaacccttttttttttatgtatttcttgATTCtacacaacttttgtttgaaacatttttcgcttaaacgcctggattctgagaaaaactgagtcaaaccaatttttaatcCTTTTCTtcaaaaacttcacgtccgatttaaaaaaaaaattaacaccattcgattcagcgtccttGAATTACGATTATATCaatttttcaggtctgctggtaaataGTGCTTACTTTGCCTTTTATTGACTGGCCtataaacgacttgctacatcgaacacaacttatcatattgcgtaatgaatttttaacacagtcattcttctcgtgttgtcttccaatttttctcaagataaattctttgttGCAAAACGTACACctgtgttctttcgatacagcgaaaGACACCGAATTAGGATTCATGTTAATTACtcagactaatgccagatgcaaactgagaatttaaattagatacattacttaaatagaattttttaatatttcatcagtgagagttaagttatctcatacaaaataacttgttacaagtattcccgattattagcatgagatgtcgtcacgtgttgtgttgagtcattatttatttatttattttatgtgggatgcggaatgctcactaacgatcgcaaaagaaggatggcatcgctagacaccaaggagaagaaagttagtcttgcatgttagtgtttCACAGATgtctatattatttgactgagaatttgttgttattttttttagctagaCACGATTCCAACACGATTCCAAGATGCCAcacaaatgtcaagatggcgggtgccacggtaataataaattattactgactgcactctagtgggttagaattaaactaacatgatagtGACATACTCTAACAGACGGAAACAAAATGGTGACTTCCATCAGACgaagacaaaatggcggacatgatatcgTACCATCTGtcgatatatatatactttgactaAAGTGGTGAAAGGTCAGTCTGAGGGAGGCTgctgtggaagaaggatctgtcgttttttttttattttttgctcctacttattttgaaccaaggacgggaatcgatctaatcaatcagtataataataagttaatttcttgacgaattttgaaccttttttcattaaaatcgaataataaataaagatttgtaagatggcggacatgacgtcatactacctgatatatatgctatgaaaaaagtggcgggggtcagtctgcccagggggaggggggtggggacacttcatagggcatggaaatcgcatttttctagttggtataagtacattttttatccaacatctgagcacgaaaattataatcaaaataccacgttgattaaataaatattacatttgttttaacattttatcaaatttatggcataaattggtattgttgaaatgaaaatgatatatttaggcctattaaaagaaaataaacaagttttcgttggcatgttgaaccacttgtttatccaacaacaCCATAATTGAATCGCTTATTTATGAAAAGGCATAAGTCAATTCACTAAAAGTTGTGGGAATATGCAAAAAACTATAtcatatctgttataagtttcatacatcaaaattaatatttttttactactctGTACCTAAATGTCACTACATTGACAAGTGCATGCTTTGCAAGTGTTTCATTACctgcgagaaaaaaattgttaaatatcacAGACTTAGGCCCTTTTATAACTTAACCTTGCAAGTCAACAaaacttatgtaataaaatattccaATCGAAATACAATGATGTAATTCAACCTAGATATAGTTCAGTAAACGTGTACACCATATTATTGAACACTTTACGCCATTTTCACTGACCTTACAATGCATAACATCACAGGCATACCCTCTTTAAACAACACCACAAAAGTTATGTACTAAAGCATCATTTCACTTTAAACAACAGTGATGTAAGACTacacattgttttgaaaacatgtacaaaaggtGTTAATATAACTTCACACTTTGTATGTTATTATGTAACAATGCCTGTTACAATGGCATGGTAGCTCAGTCTGTTTGCTTGGTAGGCCACTGGATAATCTCATCGTAGAAGTCTCTGTGTTCACCTGGAACATAACGGAGAACCTTCTTTAAGTCAATAATCTTCTTTGCATTAATTGGCACATTTTTCGCAGGATACGCCTTTTGAACAGGAATAGTAGGATTCAAACTTTTGTCGGATGATTGACGAAGCACAAAAGTATGTGACACAAGGCCGCCAATGAATTCGGAAGCAACTACAGTACCTTTATGGCGACTGTTGTACTGGAACTCTACAAACCTTGATACAGCAAAGTCTTGCTTCTGGCTTCGCGGAACTGCTTTAATCTGGCTTTCCAATGATAAGCATGTCTTTTTGTAATGGCTGGGCCACCAATTCTTGAAGTCCAACACGTCATCAGATGTTACCATGTTGACTGTGAATTTTCCAGGAACTCCTGCAGATGTAATAAGTTGGCAGACCTCCATGGGTACATAGTATCTATCAGTCTTTTTAAGAACACGTTTCACCAGTGCAAAATCACGATCGCAAGCAAGATATGAATGACCACGTATCGGAAACCGATGGATAATAATGTCAAATCTGTTGGTGTCAGTAAGTGATAACAAGAATCTTACCATGCAATTGTTCTTATTCTGCCCTCCGCAAGCATCACTGTAAAGGTGCAGTTCTTTAACACATGGAGGCACGTTGTCACTTATGTATTTGTGgagaaaagagcatgtttcatttGGCCCTTTATTTGCCTGCCCTTcgtgatataaaaataaactcgCCTCATCTGTTTTCAGGTTATGTATGGCAAAGGGAAACACCGAAAGCTGGCGATAGTAAAAAAGCTCTTGTACTGGAATGCAGGGCAGTGAAATGTTCTGCATATAATCAAACGTTAACCCTAACACACTATCATTGTTTTTGCAAATGTGTTTCGTGTCTTTCATGCTTGTGTAAAACTTGTTACTCCTTCTTTCATGAATGGCCAGCTCGGCCATGGCAACTCGCTTAGCACATTCATTAGGATTAGGATTTTTTATCTTGACCTTCAGTTGTTCACATTCTCCACAGGTGTCTATCTGTGGTCTCCCAAAGTGGAGATTGAAATTTTCCCTGAAAATCTTGTAATAGAAAGAATACTTAACTTTACAATCAGGAAATTTCTCTTTGAACAGTGTATGCATCTTCTTTATATCCAACTGCGCATCAAGATATTTATATTCTTTGGATGCATGGTGGCTTATCTTGACAGGAAATGAAGATATGTGGTCTTTGATGGCCTGAACATCACCAACAGGCACCGACTTCCTATTGTTTTGTTGGCCTCGCATGTCTTTTGGAGTTTGTCCACATAGTAACAATGTTTGCAGTCTCCTTACCCTCTTGGCAGATACTCCATATAACTGAATGAATGCTTTCTTGCACACTTTCACTCTTCGTTCTTGAATAACTACATGGAAAGTGAAAGAGGATGACCTTTTTCCAGACTTGTCACCATTCCTTGGTCGGCGATGTTTAATTGGCACAGCGTCAAGCAAACCTTGAAGATAGATGTCTTGCTCATTCTTGCATGAAAAGGAATGTATAGCATCAAGTAATTTCCCTCTCTGTGCAATGTCAATCTTGTCATAGCATTTTCTTGCAcatctaaaacaataaaaataatttttttatgagtcaTGCgagctattttaaatatttccaaattatcaatAATAGGTAGTTAACTAATACATTTCTACAAACTGAATTATGTTTACGTGAGTGAAATCTGAAAGATGAATGAATATaaatcttaaaagaaaataatatgaagaATTAGGTTACCTGCACGACTCGGTAGTACTTTTAGTTTTCAC from Bacillus rossius redtenbacheri isolate Brsri chromosome 1, Brsri_v3, whole genome shotgun sequence includes these protein-coding regions:
- the LOC134527714 gene encoding uncharacterized protein LOC134527714; the encoded protein is MSEMESNKTCVENDCNHSMKRKKGVRNVEEYKCQRIKRARLQGKEYANYRGNVVKTKSTTESCRCARKCYDKIDIAQRGKLLDAIHSFSCKNEQDIYLQGLLDAVPIKHRRPRNGDKSGKRSSSFTFHVVIQERRVKVCKKAFIQLYGVSAKRVRRLQTLLLCGQTPKDMRGQQNNRKSVPVGDVQAIKDHISSFPVKISHHASKEYKYLDAQLDIKKMHTLFKEKFPDCKVKYSFYYKIFRENFNLHFGRPQIDTCGECEQLKVKIKNPNPNECAKRVAMAELAIHERRSNKFYTSMKDTKHICKNNDSVLGLTFDYMQNISLPCIPVQELFYYRQLSVFPFAIHNLKTDEASLFLYHEGQANKGPNETCSFLHKYISDNVPPCVKELHLYSDACGGQNKNNCMVRFLLSLTDTNRFDIIIHRFPIRGHSYLACDRDFALVKRVLKKTDRYYVPMEVCQLITSAGVPGKFTVNMVTSDDVLDFKNWWPSHYKKTCLSLESQIKAVPRSQKQDFAVSRFVEFQYNSRHKGTVVASEFIGGLVSHTFVLRQSSDKSLNPTIPVQKAYPAKNVPINAKKIIDLKKVLRYVPGEHRDFYDEIIQWPTKQTD